The segment GGGGGCAggcgctgaagatgctgtgccttgGGGTGTGTAAGGTGTACATCTGGCCCTGCCTCTGGTTAGTATctcctactggctagcttaggccgCTCCTTCCAGCATGCTGCCTTTCTGGATCACATTTTTAGCTGCCTATCTCCCCGCATTCACTGTTTCAGAACCTAGGTGCCTAATGcaggctttgtggatcatagTGCTGTTTCTGTAATTTTCTAGGCACCCAAAAAGTTAGGTGCTGCGAATTGTAACATCACAATGCTTACATCCTTTTGTGGCTTTGGGCTCATTTACTGCTATAGAATTGTTTTTCAGTTACCAAAAGTATTGAAGCTACAGAATGAGGACAGGCACATTCCTGGAGTCAAGCGGCAGGCCGCAGCTTCTATTAAACTTTTAACACAAGGGAGGGGCAGTATCCACTCATCACCCATACTctcctataccaggcatttaattggttccagtgtgggggAGTTACCGGGCTCCTCACCATATAACCCATCACTGGCACCAGGGTTACAAGGCTCCTTATCATATAACCCATAACGCAGGGTAGGTTCACCTGAGTGACTAGCTTGGTCACTCCCCCTCCCAAATCCTGCCACACTGCCTGGTATCACAATTCCTGTCCAATCCATTCCCTCACATCCTGGAGCCATATGTCAGCACCTTCATCTGACAAATGGACTCCCTCATTTCCAAAAACGTCCGGCCAATTGTAACAGATCTCCCTATGCTATATCACTGAACCCCCCGTGTCCAGGAATATCTCGGCGACCTCTCTATTGCCTGCTATCAGCCACCAGTGCCTTTGCATCTGCCACAGACTGCTAGGAAATCCTTTTTCTCCCAGCCTTACCTCCTGAGCTGGACGCAAGGAGTGGGTGATGTAGGAGCCCCTATGAGGGGTCCACACCAGCTAAGGCTTTCCATATGCAGGGGAAATCTCTACTGGCTTGATCTGCCAGTTTTAAGGCAGTTTTGTGTGAGGAGACTGGCACAAAGGTGCCCAAACAGACCAGAGTGTCAGATTCTCAATCTGCATTCAGGAATATGTTTAGTTACCCAGTTCTTCAGAACTTAATTATCTTGAACCGGGAATAACTTTATGATTTACATATTAACTGCAGGCTTCATGAGGTTAATGTGAATTAAACAAGGATTTTTGATCATATCAGCccaaatgtttctctctctctcttcctgcccacccccaccccctctggcCCCAACCAAACTAACAAAGAGGAAAAATGAAGTGGAAGTTTTGATATGGTTGAGGAATTAGGGTGTATGGCAAGTCAGTCAAATAAGAACCAAGGATCAGTGGGAGAATTCTGACTCCAAACCTGCACATGCTGGGGCTCCCATGTGGATGACTAGCCTCTCAATGTAATTTCCGATTCCTTCCACCCCACAGGTAGAATGGCTTGTTTAGCAGCCCAGCGACCACTACTCCCACTGCTCTATTTGCTTATCATTCTCATCTCTGACAGCGGTACAAGGCGAAGAATGAAAGTTAAGTCTGCCTGCACTAGCATTAACTTCTGCTGTGTTTTTTGcctgtaaaactatttccctctGGGCAATATGCTCCGTGGAGTGGTTGTTCCCTGGATCTCTACCTCTCACACACCAGGGGAGCTCAAACACATGGTGCTTGTTTGCACCAGAGGGCTTCTATgggctcaggcagagggaggagagcAGACTGCTGCTTCTATGAATCAGCGTAACATGCGGCCAGAATGCCTGCTCCTTTGTCCCCTGCACAGACTGGAGGACACCACAGAGCTCATTGTTTACAATGGTTTTCAACTTCGGCTTGTGTTCCAATTTAGGATTCTATGCTGCCCTTGATCCACATGCATCGCTCCTGCTGGCATCAATAGGCATTCCATATACCGATCAAAAACACTACATGCTTCGGCCTAAGGTGTTCCCTACAATTTATATACCGTGCGGTGTAGCTTGAGTTTCATGATCAGAAATGAGAAATTATGCGATGGAACAAAGTGTTAAATAACATTTTAGAATCTTAATTCTAATCCCAGATAAAACTGGTGTGCATTACCACATATATTCTAATAACTGCTGCCGTGCCTATTGCAGCATCAAGCTCTAGAAGATATATGATACAGCCACACAAGCCTCTCTACAGCATCTCTTCAGTATTTACTTCATATAGACCAACGTGCACAAGAAACTACAGTTTAACAGATGCTGTCTAATGGATTCAACTTCATGCAATGCAATTTTATAGCTATCTCTGTTTACAGTACAGTGTACAACAGTGCTAGACACTGCTGCTGGCTCCAAGCATACAGCATTATTTATAATGGCATCTGAGACCAGACTCAAGCCCTTAGGTCCACACTGCCTTTGATCTGTGCACTGAACTTCTGTTAAAGTCAATGCAAGTTTTATCCATAGGTCAAGGATGGCTGCGTCGGGTCCTTAGTATATAACTTTTTCAATTTAGCAGCCAATGTGCTGTGCTTGTTTGTATGATTTTGCATACCTGTAATAAAACTATATTTGTTATTGTAGAGATCCCCATTGAATTCTACTATATTTGCTAGAgggtaaaaaaatatttcagctcaGCTCTTTTCCCCCCCCAAATACAATATACCTTTTCTGCAGTtacaagttttgttttaaaaagcggACTGAGGGCCTGGTTCTACTGCAGTGAACGGGAACATTGCCAGAGGGATTAGAATCAGTAACAGTTCCAGGGAAGTTTTCAGGGTTCTTTATTCATGTGAAATGACTTCCAGAAAAAAGGGTGTGGCAGGGGAGGGACCATGTGCCCTAGTGGCCCAGAACTTACTTACAGAGAATCCAAAGGGAGGTCAGCTGGTTTTCAGCCTATTGCAATAGCGGCCACAGAGTCCTGCTCTCTGCAGAATAGGATGTACCAATTCTGTCCCTGTTCACCTCACTCACTTCCTTGCACAAAGTTCTATTATTCAGGGTTGGTGTAGAAAGAGAAGGGAAATCTAATCTCAAAGCAGTGATCTTTCATTAATCACAATGGTCTTGATCCtttgctcactgaagtcaatggcaaagttcccactgactttaatagtgTAGGATCAGGGACAATACGTTTTGCAGTGTCAGAGCTTTTCATCcaatttacaaacaaaaatttGCGTTTGAAAAGGCATATTGCACTTAGCCTTGAATAGATGTTAGAATTTTATATGGTTAGTATTAAACAGACAATCTGGTCAAGAATTAAGGTTAGTAAGACAAAACTTTTCACTTCACTTGATTAAATGTCAGCACAACAGATCACTGTGGATTTTGGGAGTCTTTAGATACAGTATATGCCAGAGTGGGATCATTTTTCACTTTGTGACTCTCACAGCCCACTAACGTTacatctttatttaaaatgtgcaaGGTATAGAATATACCTGTTACAGAcccaataaataaattaataagaaaGTGGCTACATATAACTGCCAGCATGTGAAATGGCACATGTATTTTTCATGTAAGGCACCTTTCTACTTCACGTACATGAATTTATTTGTTGGTCCACAACAGTATCACATTATGTAAAGAGTCCTCATTTCCTTGATGACACATTATCTAatcaaaataatttccttttccaGTTACACCAACTTCCATAGTTATTAATTTACGCAAGTGTGCAGAGTCTTACCAGATCAAGGCAAACATTGAGTTTGCACAGCTGTGGTGAGGAATTCCAGATACCTACTGTTGTGATGATAGGTCATACTGAAACAAACTAGCAAGTATGTATCCCATAAGGccatgtttccaaacagctcagggccagattttaagtGCTCAGTAGCTACTAACTGCCATTGTGACATttaaggtcagattttcaaaatcacacactgaacttttgaaaatcaggccacttagttTGGTATGTAAATAAGAGCCGAGCTCTTGAAAATCGAGCTCCACTTCTGGGTGTTAAGCGCTTGTAAAAATGTGGCCAATAGCACTTTTTGTTGGCTCTGAACATGGCTCGATTTGTTGTCAAAACCTCAAGTCTTTTACTAAGGATAGAGAGATTGAAAACACAAGTATATGACACTGGCACAAATTAATTGGAGTAAATTCTGCTTCATGTAAACCATTTACACAATGACAACAATTTACTCTGGGACAAAGACAAACTGACACAAAAGAAATGAGAAAAGGAACCAAAGCAAGGATAATTAGAGGAAGTATGGCTTTCAGACAGGCCCCTTCTCTCACCGTCCTTTCTTCTCACAGGTAGCTGACCAGACATCAGCTCTCACAGACACTGACATGACAGGAGAGTCCTATTATCTCTTCCAGTTAATTAATGTCCAGTCTTTTTCAACAGCAAAGCCAAGAAAAAATAAGATTATAAAGTTCTTTAGTTCATAAAAAATTCCCAGGAGAAGTATCTTCGTAATATGTATAGTCTTTCAGATTAGGTCCAGCATAGACACTGGGTGGAGCACTGGTAGGTATTCCAATTGCACAGTTACAAGAGAACATTGTAAAGCATCTATGCCCTCTGGTGACTTTGATAAAGGAATAGAAGGAAAAAGAAGGAAGATAAATCTATGGAGCTTTAGGACAGTATACATACTACAAAAATGCCTATACATTTATACTAAGTATATACATCCCAGAATCCTCTGCTCTGGTGCTATGGTACCTTCTTTGACACACAGCTGCAGCTTGTGCCATGAATTTGGAAACATGTTTGGGAATGAAAGGTGCCTAGCACACATGTCTGAGGAGAAACTGGTTACTCATCTGAGAGAAGAAACAACAtagagaaggggagcaggaggaaaaGGGAGGGGCGTGATTATTGGCAGTGCTACCAAATCTCCTCTTAGCCTATGATGTCCATCAGCTCAGCATGGTCCTGCCAAAACAATGTGGTATAGTGAGTATTGTCTCTTCTGATACATTGAAATCAGCACAGTGACTACAAGGTACTATTGTGGGAAACGTGACCATATTATTATGCACATATTTAATCATGTGGAGCTAAGAAGCTGGAAATAATGTCTTGTTTCCTTAAATGTACAGTTAGAATTTCCAAGCATTTCTCATCATGATAATGAAATAGACATCAGTGTCTATCGAAGCGCTGACTCCTGCATAGTAGTTCATGAATTCTTCTGTTGTAACCTAAAGTAgaaaattttaaaacagaaaaggaaatctTCATTCTTCATGTCATAACACATACATACTATATGTAAATAAACGTCTGTAAACGAGCAAGATTTAAGCCATATACTTGTTGTGCTTCAAGTTATCTTGAATTAGGAAGGAACCTAAGACAGGAGGGAAAATGAAGAAGGTGTAACTCCTTCAGTAGTGGAAAGTCCTAAAATGTAGAGGTCCTGTTCCCTATGTGAACCTAGTTGAAATTAGTTCTCATCTTCCCTGAAAACTGAAAGACAGAATCAGTGAAGCTCTCGTCCTTCAAAAAGACAACGATTGccatttaattttctctttgacTCATCTGAATTTGGACAGCAAATTCATTACATTGTAATGAATGAATTGGAATGGGTTCCTGCTGCTATTGGGAGATTGTAGTTTTATATCCATTTATCAAGCTAAAGATGCCATTCTTCAGAGTAGACCTGACTAAAAGAGAGAAAGCAGTTTTTAAATCCCAGctgagttttgtttattttgatatGCATTTCTGGGTTGAAACCATTTACAAAAGCAAATAGTCTGCCCATCCACTTTTTAAATTGGCCTGACCTTTTATATGTGGAGAAATATTTTTCCAATCCTTCATTTATATAAATGTTTTTGTGAAGTTTTAATCTTTGGACCATTTATACAGTACTTTGAATAAAGCTATTTACAAAAAAGATATCTTCCAGTCATTGTTCCAGTCTTGTGTTTGGGAGACACCTAAAATGATTCAATAACTGGGGGATCTGGACCTTAAAGCCTATTCCACTTATTATAAACAGGCATCCAGCTTCCCAAGCTTGGTTGACTCAGCAAGACTATGGTGCTTTTGCTAAGGTGATTTTTATCTGAAGCTCAGTGTTAAGGCACATTGGCTAAAACAAATTAGTTCTGCTCACTAAGCCAGACATCCTTACCAGCTCCATTATATGAATTTCGCTTATCTGAAACCACCTGTTAACAAAAGCAAGCCCAGATCCCCGCTGCTAACGTCAGGGGACATGTCCTTGTTTCAAATAACAGGAAGCTTTGGAAGCTCCATGAGTTTACAACAGTGGTGTGGCTTAGATCAGCTCCAGCTCAGAGAGGTCAAGTTTGTTGTTCAGAAGGACCTGTGGTCTAGTGGATTAGGCACAAGACTTGGAAACAAGAGATGCAAGTTCTGACCCTGACTTTTCTATGACCTTGGGCTTTTGTAAAGTAGGGACAATTATATTTACTTCCTAAATATGTTTGTGTGTTGAAAGTGCTTATAAAGTGCAAAAAACATTGTTAAGACCAATTAGTGGCACAGGTGGTAACAAAAATCCGAActctggccccaattcaggaaagcactaaaGTATGTGGCGATCAGCtgggcttaacagtgaaatcttcgatgagcttaaacacaaaaaggaagcttacaagaagtggaaacttggtcagatgactagggagcagtataaaaatattgtccaagcatgcaggggtgtaatcaggaaggccaaaacacaactggagtggcagctagcaagggatgtgaagggtaacgaGAAGGATTTtgacaggtatgttagcaacaagaaggtggtcagggaaagtgtgggacccttactgaatgggggaggcaacgtagtgacagatgatgtggaaaaagctgaagtactcaatgctttttttgtctctgtcttcacagacaaggtcagctcccacactgctgtcctagGCAACACAGtatagggaggaggtgagcagccctcaatggtgaaagaccaggttaaggactatttagaaaagctggacatacacaagtccatggcTCCAGATCTAATGTAttcgagggtgctgagggaattggctgatgtgattgcagagccattggccattatctttgaaaacttgtggcgaatggGGGAGATCCCGGACgattgaaaaaaggcaaatatagtgtccatcttttaaaaagggaagaaggagaacccagggaactacagaccggtcagcctcacctcagtccctggaaaaatcatggagaaagtcctcaagaaaaccattttgaagcacctggagtagaggaaggtgatcaggaacagtcaacatggattcaccaggggcaagtcatgcctgaccaacctgattgccttctatgatgagataactggctctgtggatatggggaaagcaatggatgtgatatattttgactttagcaaagcttttgataccatctcccacagtattcttgccagcaagttaaaaaaatatggattggatggatggactataatgtggatagaaagctggatagattgtcgttctcaacgggtagtgatcaatggctcaatgtcttgTTGGCAGTTGGTATCAAATTGAGTActccaagagtcggtcctggggccgtatttgttcaacatttttattaatgatctggatgatgggatagattgcaccctcagcaagttcgcagatgatactaagatggggggagaggtagatatgctggagggtagaaatggggtccagagtgacctcgacaaattggaggattgggccaaaagaaatctgatgaggttcaacaaggacaagtgtggaGTCCTACACTAAGGATGGAAgcatcccatgcaccgctacaggctggggaccgactggctaagcagcaattctgcagaaaaggacttgaggattacagtggatgagaagttgggtatgagtcagcagtgtgcccatgttgccaagaaggctaacggcatattgggctgcattagtaagagcattgccagcagattgagggaagttattattcccctttattcagcgctggtgaggccacatctggagtattgcatccagttttgggccccccactacagaaaggatgtggacaaattagagagagtccagcggagggcaacaaaaatgatcagggagctggggcacatgacttatggggagaagctgagggaactgggcttgtttaatctgcagaagagaaaagtgaggggggatttgatagcagccttcaactacctgaagtggggttccaaagaggatggagctcggctgttctcagtggtggcagatgacagaacaaggagcaatggtctcaagttgcagtgggggagacctaggttggatattaggaaacactattttactaggagggtggtgaagcagtggaatgggttacctagggaggaatctccatccctagaggtttttaagttccagcttgacaaatccctggcttggatgattcagttggtgttggtcctgctttgagcagggggttggactagatgacctcctggggtctcttccaatcctaatcttctatgaagtCCATCTCCTTATTCATGACTGACTTCAATGCCAATTCACCTCAAAgttatttaagcatgtgcttaaagctaagcacatgcataaatgctgtcctgaatagggatgctttcctgaatcagggactCTGTGCTTAAACTAGACCATGCACTGTAGTTTTTTAGCAGGTGGAGAATCTTCTCCTCACAAGGGGTTTGAAAATCAAGGCCTGTTTATTAGCAATAATTGCACTTTTCTTAATTATGTAGTGTGCTGTTGCCCTGAGGTGGAATGCATAGTCTGATGCCATATCCCATTATTTGCAAATCAATCACAAGTAACTACAAAAATACCCCAAATCCTATGATTTTGCATATGGTCAAATTTTGTTCTATATGCAGTGGGCTTGGGGGTGTGACACAGGCAGGCTGGAGAGGTGAAATCAGTGGATCTGCTGCTACGTGATACCACCAACCATTGGCACGGTTGTGCCGTGGGTAGAGCAGAGGTACAGAAGCAGCTGCAGAGCGTCTCCAGTCCAATCCTTCGCTCCAGGTAACAGAGCCCTGACCCAATGAGTGCAGGACACAGGACTTAGCCCACTATACTTCGATTGCCCAAATTATTCAAAAAGATAGGTCTCTGCATTAAAAAAGCAGTTGGGTATTAatggagggaaagaaacaaaagaacATTATCCTCATGGCTGTACATCCATTTTACTATTAATGCAAAGGATGTATCAATAAGCACGGCACAGATGCGCTGTACATGCTTTTAATTGTTGGATATTGGGCTTGTTTTCCAATGGAGCGCCCTTCAGTTGCCTTGGGCTATTCTACTTACCTTCCCATCTTTCTCATACGGTGAATCAAAGTTATCTAGAAAGGCTCTAAAAACTTGATCTTCTGTCCATTCTCCATTCTGATATTTGGGATGATGCTTTGCATTATACACCCCCCGTAAGTCTTCAATGGTTACAATACCATCACCGGTTTTGTCAAACTTCCGAAACGCTTGCATGATGATGTCTTTTCTGGCATTAGACATTGGAGGCTGAAAGCAGATATTAACAGATTAATCCTATGTCTGTCTGCTGTCTGTCCAGTTTCAGCTTcaagctttgctgctgctgttactagTAAACCCACTTTCAGAGAGCCTGGGACACGGTGTGCACATAAATGCTACCCAGAGAAGAGTGTGACAGTCATCCTGTTGGACAAGAGCTTGAGACAGGAAATGCAATTCACCATTGACTAAATAGTGCAACTGATTGGACTCAGACTTCTATCAAAGGTagagaaacaaactgaaaaaacaggtAAAAATGTTTTTTAGAATATCTTTCTGTTCTCTCCATATTAGATTTCACTTGTAACAACAATAGGTATAAGATATCtctttttttacttttgtatttTAGTAGTATTTACAGGCCCAAACCAAGATTAAcacgcctgcccccccccacacacacattgtgctaggcactgtatgaacaCATGCAAAGAGAAGACCATGCTGCCTTAATGAGTTTACAGCATAAGCAGACAAGCAAGACAAAGGACatttatcatccccattttagatAGGGAAGTGAGACCTAGAGAGAGTAGGTGATTTTCCCAAGGAAGTCTGTAGTAAAGCCCTAGAACTGAACCCCAgaaccctggctcccagtccacaGACTGACCCCAAATACCAcctttcctttctcatttttagatgGAAATGAAATTCTTCAAACTGATGTTGTCCCTTTGATATTTATGTAGATACCAGTATTACTGATAAAATAGAACTGCATTGACCTATTACTTGACTGTTCAGCTAGTCATGGAACAGGATTTTTCTCATTTAGATAACAAAAAAGCACGTTGTTTGGAAACTTACTCTTAACGTTACAAGAAATTCATCAAAGTCTATTGTTCCGTTGCCATCTTTATCAAAGATCctgaaaagctcttgagcttctTCCTTGTCCATCATCACGGCATAATCATTTAACCCTTTCAAGAATTCTTTGAAATCAAGGGTTCTGCTTTTGTCATCATCCATAATCTGAAATACTCTGTGGAAAAAcgtgtgtttaaaataaataaaataaagaatgagTGTAGTACAAGAGGCAGAATTTACATAGAAGAATGACAGTTTATTAGGACTTGAAAGGGACACCTTATTGGGATAACATTTCCTCTTCGTAAAGTCTCTTCAGAGAAAAGGCGGTATTGAGGTGGTAATGAGCAATGCCTGTCAATCAGCATTGCTTACCCCACCTAGTCAATTTggcaagacctattttccattcCCTCTCTCTGAACATGAAATGTGACCTTCACAAAACACAAACTGCTAAGATGGTAGTTGGAAGATGTTTTACTTTTAAATAGGACTGCAGTAAAGGAAGTatacaagtatttttaaaaatccaaccccaatataataattattattattgtattgaAACTGAGCCATCTGGTAAATCATAGCTGTTGGGAATGGTTGAAAGAATTGTCAAACTCAGCTGAGATGGAGAAAAAATTATAATCAGTGACTAAACAGAAAACTATATTAAAATTGGTGACACATAGATGCAGATGTAATAGAACATGACTCATACATGATGTAATTACTAAAGCAACATTTTCAGAtttaatgacttgcccagggtcacaaaggaagtctggcCATGCATACAAGTcattttagtttctctgtgcctcacttccccatctgtaaaatggggataataatacttcctttgtctttctagTCCACTTCCATCGTGAGCTCATTAACTAATATACACATGTAACTAGTGCACACTGATCCTATGGCCATGCACTTTGGTCTAATGGTCCTACCTCACAGCCAAGCCCTGTCCCATATCAAAATTTTAAATAGGAAAACAGAAGTTAAATGTGCAAAGCAGGAAGCTTGTTGTCCAGACCATCAGCAGGTACAAATCAGTGTCATTTCACTGAAGAATAAGGATTTGGATCTGGCCCTTGTACCTTTACATCCCTTTGTTTTGATGTTGGCGATGCAGATGCTTGCATTAATTTCAATTCCTTGTTCTTTCCATTGCTCTCTTTTGTTTAGTTGGttagttttatatttttattgaaaaatctttgaagaaaaaaatagtaCTGGAGGTGCAGTTGCACTTCACaaatccaaacacccctgaattCTGGAGCatttgaaatcctggctccatgaaAGTCCgttggagttttgccactgacttcaatcaaTAGCTGATATTTTGCAGCTTAAGCCCATTTTAGCCGTATTGATATAGCATCTTATTACTCAAGTTCTTTGCTTTAATAAT is part of the Eretmochelys imbricata isolate rEreImb1 chromosome 5, rEreImb1.hap1, whole genome shotgun sequence genome and harbors:
- the CAPSL gene encoding calcyphosin-like protein; the encoded protein is MPGTARHDRDMAIQAKRNLAKTTDPIERLRLQCLARGSAGIKGLGRVFQIMDDDKSRTLDFKEFLKGLNDYAVMMDKEEAQELFRIFDKDGNGTIDFDEFLVTLRPPMSNARKDIIMQAFRKFDKTGDGIVTIEDLRGVYNAKHHPKYQNGEWTEDQVFRAFLDNFDSPYEKDGKVTTEEFMNYYAGVSASIDTDVYFIIMMRNAWKF